Below is a genomic region from Campylobacter geochelonis.
GTCAAATAAATCTGTTATAAAAAATGTGATGATAACTGGCAAAAGCGATAAAGAAAATGCACTTGCAATATCAAGTTTTAAAAAAATCGGTGCGATTGAAGATGGCATTGAAAAAAACTCAGTTGGATATGGCGCAACGCCCGTAATCCACGCTACAATCGAAGTTGCAAACACAGCGACTATAAACGCACCTTTGATTTTTAACGCCCAAAAAACCACTACAAAAAAGAGTCCTAAAACTCCGATTAGGATATTTGCATCATTTAAATTTCCAAGTCCTACAAGTGTGGCATCATTATGCACGATTAGCCCCATTTGTTTAAGCCCAACAAATGATATAAATGTCCCAATTCCCGCACTTATAGCACGTCGCAAATCCATAGGAATGCTTTTTAAAACCCAAATTCTAAAATTTGTAAAACAAAGAGCTAAAAATATAATACCACTTAAAAACACTATTCCAAGCGCAGTTTCCCAAGGAATTTTCATACCTAAAACTAGCCCAAATGTAAAGTAAGCATTAAGCCCCATTCCAACGCTCATCGCAACTGGTGTGTTAGCCCAAAGTCCATTTAAAATAGTTGAAAATATAGTAATCCACGCAGTAGCCGCAATCAAAGCGTGTATCGGCATACCAGCCTCGCTCATAATAGTAGCATTTACAGGTATGATATACATCATCGTTAAAAAGGTGGTAAACCCTGCACTAGCCTCTTTGGCAACTGTTGTTTGATGCTCTTTTAACTTAAATAAATTCATCTTAATAAACCTCTATTTCATTATATAAACTATCTCTTTGAACAGGTATAAACCCAGAAGTTTTAATCAACTCTATAAAGTCTTTCATCGTTGTTCCATGCGAGCTTGCCGCTCCAGCGCTACTTTGAATGGACTCTTTTTCTATCGTTCCATCCAAATCATCACAGCCAAACTCTTGAGCTACCATAGCTAAATTTATAGTTGAAGTCGCCCAATAAGCCTTGATGTGAGCCACATTATCAAGCATAAGCCTTGAAATCGCCATTGTTTTTAAAATCTCAACCGAGCCAAGAAATTTATCTATCTTAAGATAGTTGTTATTTCTTTGATAAACAAGCGGGATAAAGGCGTTAAAGCCACCTTTTTTGTTTTTTATAGCCTCATCTTGAACGGCTCTAATTCTAAGGATGTGATCTATCCTATGACACCTTTCTTCGATATGCCCAAAAAGCATAGTAGCATTGCTCTCTTTTCCCATCGAGTGCCAAATACGGTGAATTTCTAACCATTCATCACTTTTTACCTTGCCATTACAGACTTTTTTTCTAACCTCTTCATCAAAGATTTCAGCTCCGCCACCTGGCATCGAATCCACGCCATTTTCAACCATAGTGCGTAAAATCTCTTCGTAACTAAGCCCATGTTTTCGGCGCAAAAAATCAACCTCCGCAGCCGTCATCGCCTTAACATGCAAAAATGGATATTTTTCTTTTATCATTTTAAAGATATCTAAATACCACTGCCAAGTTACATTTGGATTGTGAGCCGATACGATATGAATCTCTTTTGTGCCTCTTTTTACCGTGTCATCGACTATATTCATAATCTCTTCATGGCTCATTGTGTAGGCATGCTCATTTTTTCTATGCGATGAAAAAGCACAGAACAAACAGACATCTGCACATAAATTTGTTGGATTTATGTGGCGATTTACATTAAAATAGACCTTTTTTCCATTTATCTCTTCTCTTATTTTATTAGCAAATTTACCAAGAGTAAAAAGATCTAACTCATAGAGCTTAAGCCCATCTTCATAGCTTAACCTCTCGCGGTTTTTAAGTTTTTCTAAAATTTCCATAAAATTTTGTAGCCTTATAAAAATATTTGTGTATTATATGAGTTTTGCACTTAAAAAAAGGTTTTTTTATTGATTAAATTTAGAATTTAGTTCAAAATTTAGGTTATTAATCTATTTGATGTATAATAACAGATTAAATGAATTTACAAACGAGGTAAGTTATGTGCGGAATAGTCGGATATATAGGAACTAAAGAGAAAAAAAGCGTTATCTTAGGCGGTTTAAAAGAGCTAGAGTATAGAGGATATGATAGCGCTGGACTTGCTGTGATGACTGATAATTGCGGTTGCGGTAGCGATATAGCTTACTTTAAAGCTGTTGGAAAACTTGAAAATTTAGAAAAAAAGACTGCAAATTTTACAAGCAAAGGCTTTGGCGTAGCCATTGGACATACTAGATGGGCAACGCATGGAAAACCAACAGAAATCAACGCGCACCCGCATTTTGGTGAGTATAGCTTTGTAACGCATAATGGCATTATAGAAAATTACAAAGAGTTAAAAGAGTATTTAGAAAAGCAAGGTGTTAAATTTATAAGCCAAACAGATACTGAAGTTGTGGTTCATATGTTTGAGTATCTAAATAGAAGTGAAAAAGATCCATTTATCGCTTTTGAAAAAACTATTGCAAAGCTAGTTGGCTCATTTGCCATACTTATCATCACAAAAGCAGCGCCAGATAAGATATTTTTTGCCAAAAATGCTGTGCCGTTGATAGTTGGAAAAAGCGATGAAGATGAGATAATCTTTAGCTCATCAGACGCTCCACTTATCGGGCTTGCAAAAGAGGCGATTTATCTTGAAGATGGCATGTATGGAGTCGCGCAAATGGGTGAAGTTAAAATTTACCAACAAAAAAAGCTCATCACTTGCACCCCACAACTTCTACCTGCTGATAAAAGCTACGCACAAAAAGAGGGATATCGCTTTTTTATGGAAAAAGAGATTTATGAGCAAAGTCAAGTGGCAAGCGAAACTTTAATGGGTAGAATAAAATATAATAAAATAAATCTTGAAGAAATCAACTCGCAAATCTTTGATGATATCGATGAAATCGTGCTTTGTGCGTGTGGAACAAGCTATCATGCAGCCCTTGCTGCAAGCTATCTTTTTGAAAGAATTGCAAAAATCAGAGCTAAAGTTGAAACAGCAAGCGAATTTAGATATAGAGATCCAGTTTTAAACAAAAACTCGCTTTTTGTCGTTATCTCCCAAAGCGGCGAAACAGCCGATACATTAGAAGCTTTAAAAATCGCTAAAAATGCAGGGTTAAAAACTCTTGCGATTTGTAATGTTGATAACAGCTCGATTGTCCGCCTTGCTGGAAATGTCTTGCTAACTCGCGCTGGTATCGAAAAAGGCGTGGCAAGTACAAAAGCCTTTGCAACGCAGGTTTTAACACTTTGGATGGTGGTTTTATACATCGCTCAAATTAGAAAAACCATAGATGAAGAGACTTTACACAGCGAGATAAAAGCCCTTCTTCACATACCACAAGTTTTAAATATACCAGATGGTTTGCATGAGAAGATTCACCGCATGAGTAAACACTACTTGCACGGACATGGCTTTTTCTTTATCGGGCGAGATATATTTTATCCGCTTGCACTTGAAGGGGCTTTAAAACTTAAAGAAATCAGCTATCTTCATGCCGAAGGATACGCAAGTGGTGAGATGAAGCACGGTCCAATCGCCCTAGTTGATGAAGGACTTTTTACAGTTGCGCTACTTCCACAAAATGTGCTTTATGAAAAAACAAAGAGCAATGTTGAAGAGATTGCAGCACGCGATGGATATGTGCTAACTCTTAGTCCGCTTGAGTTTGAGTTAAGCGATGATTTTATAAAAACAAGCAAGCAAAACCACGCTATGAGCGAGTTTTTTGAGATGATGGTTGCACTTCAGCTTCTTGCACTTGAAATTTCTATACGTTTAGGAAATGATGTTGATATGCCAAGAAATTTAGCAAAAAGTGTAACAGTAGAGTAAAATTATTTACATTTTTATATCAAATTTATGCCGTGGGCTAGATACTCACGGCTTTTTTTATGCTATCTTTAAATTCATTATCAAATTTATCAGAGTGCAAAAACTCATCAAATTTAGCCGCATTTAAAATCCCTTTAGCCGTTCCAACGCAAATTTTATAACGCACGTCAAAAGCCGACTTTAACCAACTTAAAAAAATCTCATCATAAACCAAGCTTTGATTTTTCCCGTCACAAACCACAAGTATATCGCTTCCATACAAGCTTGAAGCGCTATTTTCTACCTTTATACAAACTCCAAATTTATCTACTATCTCGCCTTTAAAAGCGTAAATTTTAGTATCAAATTTATGCTCGTCTTTAAAAAATTCATTAAATTCAGCTAAATTTACAAGGTCAAATTTATCATAAATCACAATGGCTACTTTCATTTTTATCCTTTTGGCTGATTGTATTAAATTTATGTTTAAATTTCAAATTTAATGCTATTATTTCAGAAAAAAAGGTTAAAAGATGATATATCAAAACAAATTTATCTTTATAGAACGCGAAACTAGCGAAATTCCATGGGTAAAGATATTTAGCAAAAAAGAGTT
It encodes:
- a CDS encoding NCS2 family permease, producing MNLFKLKEHQTTVAKEASAGFTTFLTMMYIIPVNATIMSEAGMPIHALIAATAWITIFSTILNGLWANTPVAMSVGMGLNAYFTFGLVLGMKIPWETALGIVFLSGIIFLALCFTNFRIWVLKSIPMDLRRAISAGIGTFISFVGLKQMGLIVHNDATLVGLGNLNDANILIGVLGLFFVVVFWALKIKGAFIVAVFATSIVAWITGVAPYPTEFFSMPSSIAPIFLKLDIASAFSLSLLPVIITFFITDLFDSLGTLSGVGNRANIFDKNAIDGVKKLEKTLEADAAATVAGSLLGVSTTTAFAESASGVEEGGRTGLTAVFTGLFFVLTLFMLPLFSAIPANAIYPVLIMVGVLMFSELGKVDYSDSAIVLAVFFIVILMPLTYSITTGLAFGFIAYFFVRLVKREFEYLNLGIIVLAAISLLSFIVR
- the mqnE gene encoding aminofutalosine synthase MqnE, with translation MEILEKLKNRERLSYEDGLKLYELDLFTLGKFANKIREEINGKKVYFNVNRHINPTNLCADVCLFCAFSSHRKNEHAYTMSHEEIMNIVDDTVKRGTKEIHIVSAHNPNVTWQWYLDIFKMIKEKYPFLHVKAMTAAEVDFLRRKHGLSYEEILRTMVENGVDSMPGGGAEIFDEEVRKKVCNGKVKSDEWLEIHRIWHSMGKESNATMLFGHIEERCHRIDHILRIRAVQDEAIKNKKGGFNAFIPLVYQRNNNYLKIDKFLGSVEILKTMAISRLMLDNVAHIKAYWATSTINLAMVAQEFGCDDLDGTIEKESIQSSAGAASSHGTTMKDFIELIKTSGFIPVQRDSLYNEIEVY
- the glmS gene encoding glutamine--fructose-6-phosphate transaminase (isomerizing) encodes the protein MCGIVGYIGTKEKKSVILGGLKELEYRGYDSAGLAVMTDNCGCGSDIAYFKAVGKLENLEKKTANFTSKGFGVAIGHTRWATHGKPTEINAHPHFGEYSFVTHNGIIENYKELKEYLEKQGVKFISQTDTEVVVHMFEYLNRSEKDPFIAFEKTIAKLVGSFAILIITKAAPDKIFFAKNAVPLIVGKSDEDEIIFSSSDAPLIGLAKEAIYLEDGMYGVAQMGEVKIYQQKKLITCTPQLLPADKSYAQKEGYRFFMEKEIYEQSQVASETLMGRIKYNKINLEEINSQIFDDIDEIVLCACGTSYHAALAASYLFERIAKIRAKVETASEFRYRDPVLNKNSLFVVISQSGETADTLEALKIAKNAGLKTLAICNVDNSSIVRLAGNVLLTRAGIEKGVASTKAFATQVLTLWMVVLYIAQIRKTIDEETLHSEIKALLHIPQVLNIPDGLHEKIHRMSKHYLHGHGFFFIGRDIFYPLALEGALKLKEISYLHAEGYASGEMKHGPIALVDEGLFTVALLPQNVLYEKTKSNVEEIAARDGYVLTLSPLEFELSDDFIKTSKQNHAMSEFFEMMVALQLLALEISIRLGNDVDMPRNLAKSVTVE